Proteins from a genomic interval of Geitlerinema sp. PCC 9228:
- a CDS encoding NADAR family protein translates to MAIYFYKVGNPYGCFSNFSPHPISMAGECWQTVEHYYQAQKFVGSPDEWLVEKIRHASDPGTAAMWGRDRDRVVRADWEIAKIPVMRAAVLTKFLTYPDLQETLLATGEELLVEDSPKDYFWGRGADGSGCNHLGKVLMSIRAEIRRRKSSA, encoded by the coding sequence ATGGCGATTTACTTTTATAAGGTCGGCAACCCCTATGGCTGTTTTTCCAATTTTTCTCCCCATCCCATTTCTATGGCGGGGGAATGTTGGCAGACGGTGGAACATTACTATCAAGCGCAAAAGTTTGTTGGTAGTCCGGATGAGTGGTTGGTCGAGAAAATCCGCCATGCCAGCGACCCCGGTACAGCGGCGATGTGGGGACGCGATCGCGATCGGGTGGTGCGTGCGGATTGGGAAATTGCCAAGATTCCCGTGATGCGTGCCGCTGTGTTAACCAAATTTCTGACCTACCCCGACTTGCAGGAGACGCTTTTGGCCACTGGCGAGGAACTGTTGGTGGAAGATTCTCCGAAAGATTATTTTTGGGGACGCGGTGCGGATGGTTCCGGTTGCAATCACCTGGGAAAGGTTTTAATGAGTATTCGCGCGGAAATTCGCCGTAGAAAAAGCAGTGCGTAG
- a CDS encoding geranylgeranyl reductase family protein, translating to MYDCIIIGGGPAGGSAAYHLAKKGHSVVVLEQASLPRYKPCGGAVSPLVRQWFDFDFTPVISQKVDRVRYTWKLGEPVEVKLQTSEPVWMVHREKFDTFLLEQAQQQGAEVRDRTPVTQIAWQKDAWQVSTPQGTMAGRYLIGADGANSQTAKWLKLKTAKLRPAVVLEAKANGKQPQPAQVRFDFGQVKNGYIWNLPKADGYSIGIGNFLDGSDRAQLSKIGREYAQKVGLQVAADGIWEDSLCLWDGKRTLHAQNALLAGEAASVVDPFTGEGIRPSMYSGMEAANAIDKALQGKKEALKQYTHTTNEQWGQDMVWAQRLAGTFYRFPGFGYKIGVKNPTATQIMMRILCGDLRYSEVVDYALKRLAGGWLPGGGK from the coding sequence ATGTACGATTGCATAATTATCGGTGGCGGTCCTGCCGGTGGCAGTGCTGCCTACCATTTAGCCAAAAAAGGACATTCTGTTGTGGTTTTGGAACAAGCCAGCCTACCGCGTTACAAACCCTGTGGTGGCGCTGTTTCTCCCCTGGTGCGGCAGTGGTTTGATTTTGATTTTACACCGGTCATTTCCCAAAAAGTCGATCGGGTCCGCTACACTTGGAAACTGGGAGAACCGGTGGAGGTGAAGCTGCAAACCTCAGAACCGGTGTGGATGGTTCATCGAGAGAAATTCGATACATTTTTGCTAGAACAGGCACAGCAGCAAGGTGCAGAAGTTCGCGATCGCACGCCGGTGACCCAGATTGCCTGGCAAAAGGACGCTTGGCAGGTCAGTACCCCCCAGGGAACAATGGCCGGTCGCTACTTAATTGGTGCGGATGGGGCCAACAGTCAAACCGCCAAATGGCTAAAGTTGAAAACTGCCAAACTACGACCGGCAGTGGTTTTAGAAGCCAAAGCCAATGGCAAGCAACCCCAACCAGCACAGGTACGATTTGATTTCGGTCAGGTAAAAAACGGCTATATCTGGAATTTACCCAAAGCAGATGGCTATTCCATTGGCATTGGTAATTTTCTTGACGGCAGCGATCGCGCCCAACTCAGCAAAATTGGTCGAGAATACGCCCAAAAAGTGGGTTTACAGGTAGCTGCCGATGGCATTTGGGAGGATTCCCTGTGTCTGTGGGATGGCAAGCGGACCCTACACGCACAAAATGCCTTGCTAGCGGGAGAAGCTGCCAGCGTCGTCGATCCGTTTACGGGTGAAGGCATCCGACCGTCCATGTACAGCGGTATGGAAGCAGCCAACGCCATTGACAAGGCCTTGCAAGGAAAGAAAGAGGCCCTCAAACAGTATACCCACACCACCAACGAACAGTGGGGACAAGATATGGTTTGGGCGCAGCGTTTGGCGGGTACCTTCTACCGCTTTCCCGGTTTTGGCTATAAAATTGGGGTGAAAAATCCCACAGCCACTCAGATTATGATGCGCATTCTTTGCGGGGACTTGCGTTATTCTGAAGTGGTGGACTATGCCCTCAAGCGTTTGGCGGGGGGATGGCTGCCTGGCGGTGGAAAATAG